From Mus musculus strain C57BL/6J chromosome 8, GRCm38.p6 C57BL/6J, a single genomic window includes:
- the Pomk gene encoding protein O-mannose kinase: protein MGQQHGTRNGLTHRELPRGVGLLLAMALMNVALYLCLDQLFISPGRSTADSRRCPPGYFRMGRMRNCSRWLSCEELRTEVRQLKRVGEGAVKRVFLSEWKEHKVALSRLTRLEMKEDFLHGLQMLKSLQSEHVVTLVGYCEEDGTILTEYHPLGSLSNLEETLNLSKYQDVNTWQHRLQLAMEYVSIINYLHHSPLGTRVMCDSNDLPKTLSQYLLTSNFSIVANDLDALPLVDHDSGVLIKCGHRELHGDFVAPEQLWPYGEDTPFQDDLMPSYNEKVDIWKIPDVSSFLLGHVEGSDMVRFHLFDIHKACKSQIPAERPTAQNVLDAYQRVFHSLRDTVMSQTKEML, encoded by the exons ATGGGACAGCAACATGGAACCAGGAATGGTCTCACGCATAGAGAGCTCCCCCGGGGCGTGGGGCTGCTGCTCGCCATGGCCCTTATGAACGTGGCGCTCTACCTCTGCCTTGATCAGCTTTTCATCTCCCCTGGACGATCCACCGCGGACTCTAGGCGCTGTCCTCCGGGCTACTTCAGAATGGGGCGGATGAGAAACTGCTCACGCTGGCTGTCCTGTGAAGAGCTGAGGACAGAAGTCAGGCAGCTGAAGCGCGTTGGGGAGGGAGCCGTGAAGAGA GTCTTTCTGTCTGAATGGAAGGAACACAAAGTCGCTCTCTCCCGGCTCACCAGGCTGGAGATGAAGGAGGACTTCCTGCATGGGCTGCAGATGCTGAAGTCTCTACAGAGTGAGCACGTGGTCACGCTGGTGGGCTACTGTGAGGAAGATGGCACTATTCTCACCGAATATCACCCCTTAGGTTCCTTGAGCAACCTGGAAGAAACACTAAACCTTTCAAAGTACCAAGACGTGAACACTTGGCAGCACAGGCTGCAGCTGGCCATGGAGTACGTCAGCATCATTAACTATCTGCATCACAGCCCCCTGGGCACGAGGGTCATGTGTGACTCTAACGACCTGCCCAAAACATTGTCCCAGTACCTGCTAACAAGTAACTTCAGCATTGTGGCAAACGACCTGGACGCTCTGCCCCTGGTAGACCATGACTCTGGGGTACTTATAAAGTGTGGCCACAGAGAGCTCCATGGGGATTTTGTGGCTCCAGAGCAGCTGTGGCCCTACGGAGAAGACACGCCCTTCCAAGACGATCTCATGCCTTCCTACAATGAGAAGGTTGACATCTGGAAGATTCCAGATGTCTCCAGTTTCCTCTTGGGGCACGTGGAAGGGAGTGATATGGTTAGATTCCATTTGTTTGATATCCATAAGGCGTGCAAGAGCCAGATCCCGGCAGAAAGACCCACTGCTCAGAACGTGCTAGACGCTTACCAGAGGGTTTTCCATTCACTCCGAGACACTGTGATGTCGCAGACGAAAGAAATGCTGTAA